A section of the Piliocolobus tephrosceles isolate RC106 chromosome 14, ASM277652v3, whole genome shotgun sequence genome encodes:
- the LOC111545969 gene encoding LOW QUALITY PROTEIN: putative uncharacterized protein C9orf106 (The sequence of the model RefSeq protein was modified relative to this genomic sequence to represent the inferred CDS: inserted 4 bases in 3 codons): MVYVALSNKPHLSGEGSEXTCSPSNPPLFSSRPLPRLWPLPGTPFLPTQTLPFSACFSGKASLLPSPSSSAHSGFCTPCSGPDCLLCTQGCELHEGRNHTAVHSCVARAWPGAPQEVRHLNPLLCDPGSQVEPPWPGHPGLEQAAASWVGSHISPAHRQALRXHSLGSALRALMPXGHCPLCVPPKRGCTLRAGRDKHGPRPCCPLLRKFPVLAGRGGSSL; encoded by the exons ATGGTGTATGTGGCCTTGAGCAATAAACCGCACCTGTCCGGGGAGGGGAGTG ACACCTGCAGCCCCTCGAACCCACCGCTTTTCTCTTCCAGGCCCTTGCCCAGGCTGTGGCCTCTGCCTGGAACCCCTTTTCTTCCCACGCAAACCCTTCCCTTCAGTGCCTGTTTCTCTGGGAAGgcctctctgttgcccagcccaTCCTCTTCTGCTCACTCTGGGTTTTGCACCCCATGCTCAGGCCCTGATTGCCTGCTTTGCACACAGGgctgtgagctccatgagggcaggaaccacACGGCTGTTCACAGCTGTGTTGCCAGGGCCTGGCCTGGAGCCCCTCAGGAAGTGAGACATCTGAATCCTCTGCTCTGTGACCCTGGCAGCCAGGTGGAGCCACCTTGGCCAGGGCACCCAGGCTTGGAGCAAGCAGCAGCTTCATGGGTGGGGAGCCACATTTCCCCAGCACATCGGCAGGCCCTAAG GCATTCGCTTGGTTCTGCCCTCAGAGCACTGATGC AGGGACACTGCCCTTTGTGTGTGCCACCTAAGAGAGGATGCACCCTTAGAGCGGGCAGGGATAAGCATGGTCCCAGGCCCTGTTGTCCCCTCCTAAGAAAGTTCCcagttctggccgggcgtggtggctcaagcctgtaa